One genomic region from Polynucleobacter sp. MWH-P3-07-1 encodes:
- the ftsA gene encoding cell division protein FtsA: MSKDNRDLLVGLDIGTSKVVALVAELAPDGQFNVVGVGQTVSKGLKKGVVVNIEATVQSIQKALEEAEVMADRQIAQVFTGIAGNHIISFNSSGMVAIRDKEVSEGDVERVLETAKAINIPTDQQILHILVQEFIIDGQEDVREPIGMSGLRLEVKVHIVTGAVSAAQNIVKCVRRCGLEVNDLILQPLASSLAVLTEDEKELGVVLVDIGGGTTDIAIYCQGSIRHTAVIPIAGDQITNDIAMALRTPTIDAEDLKIQYGIARQDMADPAAMIDVPGVGDRDPRPMSKQALAAVIEPRVEELFTLVRGVVRESGYEDMVSSGIVLTGGTALMPGMVELAEQVFLRPARVGTPEYRGHLHEVLRSPRFATSIGLLMEGQAQLLRGRRVSQSGALQSVVSRMKEWFAGNF; the protein is encoded by the coding sequence GTTTCAAAAGGGTTGAAAAAAGGCGTTGTGGTGAACATTGAGGCAACCGTGCAGTCGATTCAGAAGGCACTGGAAGAAGCCGAGGTCATGGCTGATCGTCAAATTGCACAAGTCTTCACTGGCATCGCTGGAAATCACATCATTAGCTTTAATTCGAGTGGCATGGTGGCTATTCGTGATAAAGAGGTGAGCGAAGGTGATGTAGAGCGGGTTCTCGAAACTGCTAAGGCGATCAATATTCCGACAGATCAACAAATTCTGCACATCCTAGTTCAGGAATTCATCATCGATGGTCAAGAGGATGTGCGTGAGCCAATCGGAATGAGCGGTCTACGTCTCGAGGTCAAGGTACATATCGTGACAGGCGCCGTTAGTGCTGCCCAAAACATTGTGAAGTGTGTACGTCGCTGTGGTTTAGAAGTGAATGATTTAATTTTGCAACCCTTGGCTTCTAGTTTGGCGGTGCTCACTGAAGACGAAAAAGAGTTAGGCGTTGTTTTGGTAGATATTGGCGGCGGCACTACGGATATCGCTATTTATTGCCAAGGATCCATTCGCCATACTGCAGTGATTCCAATTGCTGGCGACCAAATTACCAACGACATTGCGATGGCTCTGCGCACGCCAACGATCGATGCGGAAGACTTGAAGATTCAATATGGTATTGCTCGTCAAGATATGGCAGATCCAGCGGCAATGATTGATGTGCCAGGTGTTGGTGATAGAGATCCACGTCCCATGTCTAAGCAGGCATTAGCAGCGGTTATTGAGCCTCGAGTTGAGGAGTTGTTCACATTAGTCCGTGGTGTCGTTCGCGAATCTGGCTATGAGGATATGGTTTCTTCTGGAATTGTTTTGACTGGTGGCACAGCTTTGATGCCAGGCATGGTTGAGCTTGCAGAGCAAGTATTTTTACGCCCCGCTCGAGTAGGGACTCCTGAATATCGCGGCCATCTTCATGAAGTTCTAAGAAGCCCTCGTTTTGCTACCAGCATTGGTTTGCTGATGGAAGGCCAGGCTCAGTTATTACGCGGTCGTCGCGTCTCTCAATCTGGCGCATTACAGAGTGTGGTGTCGCGGATGAAGGAATGGTTTGCAGGAAATTTTTAA
- a CDS encoding molybdopterin cofactor-binding domain-containing protein, with protein MKMNSVKSPSRRQFIQQSAATTGAFVLGMYLPLTSDAATNPASPTVVNAWVQITPDNQITLICARSEMGQDVYTSMPALLAEELNIPLSMVKVQIAGVAPVYINALLGGQITGGSSSVREAFDKLRTAGAATRSVLVQAAANRWSVPVSECKAMNGKVTHAGGKSATYGALAAEAATLPLPEKPALKSPANFMVIGKESMRRLDTPAKVSGTAVFGIDVKIPGMAIASLAQCPVIGGTPTSVDSAEAMKVSGVIKVVQISDGVAVLAKNFYAARKGRDALKITWNEGAGASISNAGMRKQLESGLTKSGAVIQAKGDANTALVNGKQLSAQYFMPYLAHSTMEPVNCSAVVADGKCRIIGPIQFQQGAQAVAAVATGLKPEDVTVETTFLGGGFGRKLELDFIRQAAEIAKVSGMPVKMLWTKEDDITHDFYRPMSIHQMDAALSADGKISALKTKMVSQSVTARAFPAFVKDGNDPFMVEGSANLTYDIPNLEVRNVIEESGIRVGYWRSVSNTLNAFAVESFMDEAAKAAGKDPVAFRLSALSKQPRAAAVLKLAAQKSGYQAGSKRFGVAQMECYGTYSACVVELDPYAASTSVKKITFVSDCGIAIHPDQARAQLTGGILYGLGAALYDEITIEQGRVQQSNFNNYQSIRINQAPIVEVYLVPSQETPGGLGEVGVPLVAPALVNAIAAATGKRIRELPIKV; from the coding sequence ATGAAAATGAATTCGGTAAAAAGCCCCTCACGTCGTCAATTTATTCAGCAGAGTGCAGCTACAACAGGCGCCTTTGTATTGGGCATGTACTTGCCTCTGACAAGCGATGCCGCAACCAATCCCGCAAGTCCTACCGTAGTAAATGCTTGGGTACAAATAACGCCTGATAATCAGATCACACTCATTTGCGCTCGCTCGGAAATGGGTCAAGACGTGTATACCTCCATGCCAGCCTTGCTTGCTGAAGAATTAAATATTCCTTTATCCATGGTCAAGGTACAAATTGCTGGAGTCGCGCCGGTCTATATCAATGCCCTGTTGGGTGGCCAAATTACCGGTGGATCTTCATCCGTTCGCGAGGCCTTTGATAAATTGCGCACAGCTGGTGCCGCAACTCGAAGTGTATTAGTACAAGCTGCCGCGAATCGTTGGAGTGTTCCTGTATCTGAATGTAAGGCAATGAACGGTAAGGTAACTCACGCTGGCGGAAAATCAGCCACTTATGGAGCACTGGCAGCTGAAGCGGCAACATTGCCCCTTCCTGAGAAACCAGCCCTCAAGTCGCCAGCAAACTTTATGGTGATTGGTAAGGAGAGTATGCGCCGCTTAGATACCCCTGCCAAAGTATCTGGTACCGCTGTCTTCGGTATTGACGTGAAGATTCCAGGGATGGCAATTGCGTCACTTGCTCAGTGTCCGGTGATTGGAGGCACTCCAACTAGTGTAGATAGTGCCGAAGCTATGAAAGTCTCGGGAGTAATTAAGGTAGTCCAAATCTCTGATGGTGTGGCAGTGTTAGCTAAAAACTTCTATGCTGCTCGCAAAGGTAGGGATGCGTTAAAGATCACCTGGAACGAGGGCGCAGGTGCTTCCATCAGTAATGCTGGGATGCGCAAACAGCTAGAGTCGGGACTGACAAAGTCTGGGGCTGTGATTCAGGCAAAAGGCGATGCCAATACTGCACTAGTCAATGGCAAACAGCTGAGCGCCCAATACTTCATGCCTTACCTGGCGCACTCCACCATGGAGCCTGTGAATTGTTCTGCAGTAGTTGCCGACGGTAAGTGCAGAATCATTGGTCCGATTCAGTTTCAACAAGGCGCTCAAGCAGTTGCGGCTGTCGCAACCGGTCTGAAGCCTGAGGATGTCACGGTAGAGACTACTTTCCTGGGCGGTGGTTTCGGGCGCAAGCTCGAGCTAGATTTTATTCGTCAAGCTGCTGAGATCGCCAAAGTATCGGGTATGCCGGTGAAGATGCTTTGGACCAAAGAAGACGACATTACACATGATTTTTACCGTCCAATGAGCATTCATCAGATGGATGCAGCCTTAAGTGCAGATGGCAAGATTTCAGCATTGAAAACCAAAATGGTTTCTCAATCAGTAACAGCCAGAGCATTTCCAGCCTTTGTAAAAGATGGTAATGATCCTTTCATGGTGGAGGGTTCCGCAAATCTGACTTACGACATTCCGAACTTAGAAGTTCGTAATGTGATTGAAGAATCTGGAATTCGGGTGGGTTACTGGCGCTCTGTGAGTAATACGCTTAATGCCTTTGCTGTTGAGAGCTTTATGGATGAAGCCGCTAAAGCAGCTGGCAAGGACCCAGTGGCATTTAGACTGAGCGCTTTATCAAAGCAACCTAGGGCTGCCGCAGTCTTGAAATTAGCTGCACAAAAATCGGGTTATCAAGCTGGTAGCAAGCGTTTTGGTGTAGCTCAGATGGAGTGCTATGGAACTTATTCTGCTTGTGTAGTTGAATTAGATCCCTATGCTGCAAGTACTTCAGTGAAAAAAATTACCTTTGTCTCTGATTGCGGAATTGCCATTCATCCTGATCAGGCGAGAGCTCAGCTCACAGGGGGTATTTTGTATGGATTGGGCGCCGCTCTCTATGATGAAATCACCATCGAGCAAGGCCGAGTTCAGCAGAGTAACTTTAATAACTACCAAAGCATCCGAATCAATCAAGCCCCCATCGTTGAGGTCTATCTGGTACCAAGCCAGGAAACGCCGGGTGGTCTTGGCGAGGTTGGGGTACCCCTGGTTGCACCAGCTTTGGTCAATGCGATTGCGGCGGCAACTGGTAAGCG
- the ftsZ gene encoding cell division protein FtsZ, protein MEFEMLDQETAGKTIIKVVGVGGAGGNAVQHMIRRGVDGVEFICMNTDAGALQRSEASVNLQLGSSGLGAGAKPEIGAASAEEARARIADVLQGAHMVFITAGMGGGTGTGAAPVVAQVAKEMGILTVGVISKPFDFEGVKRLKVAENGASELENHVDSLIVVLNEKLFEVMGEDAEFDKAFACADDVLHNAVSGIAEIINVQGLINVDFEDVKTVMGEQGKAMMGTATVSGMDRARLAAEAAVASPLLEGVDLSGARGVLVNITASRSLKLSETREVMAAIRGYAADDATVIFGTVYDDSLGDALRVTVVATGLNNPLARQNSQPEVVWRQATGTHDAMPTMADLNSFAPASPSAAMSKVGLDSAMNVSASMPMTGSAPAIQPASAGVDYSQYDLPRVFRNSRETAPAPTLGADSSPQAKTMLDKGTDYYEIPAFLRKQAD, encoded by the coding sequence ATGGAATTTGAAATGTTAGATCAAGAAACAGCCGGGAAAACTATCATTAAGGTAGTTGGAGTCGGTGGGGCTGGTGGCAATGCTGTCCAGCATATGATTCGTCGCGGTGTAGACGGCGTAGAGTTTATTTGCATGAACACCGATGCTGGCGCGTTACAGCGTTCTGAGGCATCTGTGAATTTGCAACTAGGCTCTAGCGGTCTGGGAGCTGGGGCTAAACCAGAAATTGGTGCAGCCTCTGCTGAAGAAGCCCGTGCTCGCATTGCTGATGTATTGCAAGGCGCCCACATGGTATTCATCACCGCGGGTATGGGTGGTGGTACCGGGACTGGCGCTGCTCCGGTGGTTGCCCAAGTTGCAAAAGAGATGGGTATTTTGACAGTTGGTGTCATTAGTAAGCCATTCGATTTTGAGGGTGTTAAGCGTTTGAAGGTTGCTGAGAATGGTGCAAGCGAACTAGAGAATCATGTGGACTCACTCATTGTGGTTCTGAATGAAAAGCTATTTGAAGTGATGGGTGAAGATGCAGAGTTTGATAAAGCTTTTGCTTGTGCGGACGATGTATTGCATAACGCGGTGTCTGGTATTGCCGAGATCATCAATGTTCAAGGCTTAATTAACGTTGACTTTGAGGACGTCAAGACCGTGATGGGTGAGCAAGGCAAAGCCATGATGGGAACTGCAACTGTTTCTGGTATGGATCGTGCACGTTTGGCTGCTGAAGCGGCAGTTGCTTCACCATTACTTGAGGGTGTTGATTTATCCGGTGCCCGCGGCGTCCTAGTCAATATTACTGCTAGCCGTTCATTGAAGTTGTCAGAGACACGCGAAGTGATGGCTGCGATTCGTGGCTATGCTGCAGATGACGCTACTGTGATTTTTGGTACGGTATACGACGATAGCTTAGGTGATGCACTGCGTGTAACGGTCGTTGCGACTGGTTTGAATAATCCCCTAGCACGTCAAAATAGCCAGCCTGAAGTAGTTTGGAGACAAGCTACGGGTACGCATGATGCTATGCCAACTATGGCCGATTTAAATAGTTTTGCTCCTGCCAGTCCTTCTGCGGCAATGAGTAAGGTAGGTTTAGATTCCGCTATGAATGTCTCAGCTTCGATGCCAATGACCGGGTCTGCGCCTGCAATTCAGCCTGCTTCTGCAGGGGTTGATTACAGTCAATATGATCTGCCACGGGTTTTCAGAAACTCGCGTGAGACTGCTCCAGCACCGACTTTGGGTGCTGATAGCTCACCTCAAGCAAAAACCATGTTGGATAAAGGCACGGATTACTATGAGATTCCAGCCTTTTTACGTAAACAAGCAGACTAA
- a CDS encoding (2Fe-2S)-binding protein — MGTTFNLNGKSVNFEGDPETPILWVLRDHLDVTSPKFGCGAALCGACTVHLDGSAIRSCSMPVSAAAGKNITTLEGLAPKMGSALHEAWVEFDVPQCGYCQTGQMMSAADLLTRNKHPSSGDIKNALSGNICRCGTYARIEKAVKRAADKLA; from the coding sequence ATGGGCACTACTTTTAATCTCAACGGCAAATCAGTCAATTTTGAGGGTGATCCTGAAACTCCAATTTTGTGGGTCTTAAGAGATCATTTGGATGTGACTAGCCCCAAATTTGGCTGTGGTGCAGCTTTATGTGGGGCTTGTACGGTGCATTTGGATGGCAGCGCGATTCGCTCTTGTTCTATGCCCGTTTCTGCGGCAGCTGGAAAAAATATCACCACTCTAGAAGGCCTTGCGCCCAAAATGGGCAGCGCCTTGCATGAGGCATGGGTTGAGTTTGATGTGCCCCAGTGTGGATATTGCCAAACAGGACAAATGATGTCGGCCGCAGATTTACTGACTCGAAATAAACACCCCAGTTCTGGTGATATCAAAAATGCCCTCAGTGGCAATATTTGCCGTTGCGGTACTTATGCTCGAATTGAAAAAGCAGTTAAACGTGCTGCTGATAAATTGGCTTAA
- the secA gene encoding preprotein translocase subunit SecA: MVIGLLKTLVGSRNDRLLKQYRKVVAKVGAFEPAMQSLDDAALQAKTAEFKARLSAGESIDDIAAEAFAVVREASARIMKMRHFDSQLMGGLALHQGKIAEMGTGEGKTLTATLPVYLNALTGKGVHVVTVNDYLAQRDAEWMSKLYSFLGMTVGVNLSQMDHESKKKAYASDITYGTNNEFGFDYLRDNMVQDLDQKVQRGLAYAIVDEVDSILIDEARTPLIISGQAEDHTDLYIKINALPARLERQIGEEKADGTGVEVPGDYWVDEKSHQVYLTEQGHDKAEVILVELGALTDGDSLYAPQNISLMHHVYAALRAHSLYHRDQQYVVQNNEVIIVDEFTGRLMQGRRWGEGLHQAVEAKEGVQIQNENQTLATITFQNYFRMYGKLAGMTGTADTEAYEFKEIYNLETVVIPPNRISQRKDRQDQIFKSSRERYDAVVKDILDCYERQQPVLVGTTSIENSELIAQLLTQKKLPHQVLNAKQHAREAEIIAQAGRPKMITIATNMAGRGTDIVLGGNVEKQSALINEDTSLSAQEKASKIQKLQDEWQSLHDLVLNAGGLHIIGTERHESRRIDNQLRGRSGRQGDPGSSRFYLSLDDPLLRIFAGDRLRAVMERLKMPDGEPIEAGMVTRSIESAQRKVEGRNFDIRKQLLEYDDVANDQRKETYRLRNEVLESGDIGELIANLREDVVREICATYVPPQSMEEQWDLPALENVLASEWGLSLDLQKWVEAADTVEEEEIVERVLQAAQEAYDAKVALSGRPSFAGFERSVLLYSLDTHWREHLAALDHLRQGINLRGYAQKDPKQEYRREAFELYGELLNVIKSDVVKNIMTVEIRSASELDKASESMNDDLAKLSDLQYQHADPDLEVAGSTGDRGAAIEIIPAPIRTGPKIGRNDPCSCGSGKKYKNCHGALS, encoded by the coding sequence ATGGTAATCGGTCTTCTTAAAACCCTGGTCGGCAGTCGTAACGACCGCCTCTTAAAGCAGTATCGCAAAGTCGTTGCTAAGGTTGGTGCATTCGAGCCAGCGATGCAGTCTTTGGATGATGCTGCACTTCAGGCTAAAACTGCTGAATTCAAAGCGCGCTTAAGTGCTGGCGAGTCAATTGACGATATCGCAGCTGAGGCTTTTGCAGTCGTTCGCGAAGCCAGCGCACGCATTATGAAAATGCGTCACTTTGATTCTCAATTGATGGGTGGTCTTGCTTTACATCAAGGCAAGATCGCGGAGATGGGAACTGGTGAGGGTAAGACTCTTACTGCAACTCTGCCAGTCTATCTCAATGCATTAACGGGTAAGGGCGTACATGTCGTGACCGTGAATGATTACTTAGCACAACGTGATGCTGAGTGGATGTCGAAGCTTTATAGCTTCCTGGGTATGACAGTTGGCGTGAACTTATCTCAGATGGATCATGAGTCTAAGAAAAAAGCGTATGCATCCGACATTACCTACGGCACTAATAATGAGTTTGGCTTTGACTATCTGCGCGATAACATGGTTCAAGACTTGGACCAAAAGGTACAGCGTGGCTTAGCTTATGCGATCGTGGACGAAGTCGATTCGATCTTAATTGATGAGGCGAGAACGCCTTTGATCATTTCTGGGCAGGCGGAAGACCATACTGATTTATATATCAAGATCAATGCACTGCCAGCCCGCTTAGAGCGCCAGATTGGTGAAGAAAAGGCAGACGGTACTGGTGTGGAAGTACCCGGCGATTACTGGGTTGATGAAAAGTCGCATCAGGTATATCTCACTGAGCAGGGTCACGATAAAGCTGAAGTTATCTTGGTCGAGCTAGGAGCGCTCACAGACGGTGACTCCTTATATGCACCACAAAATATTAGCTTGATGCATCACGTCTATGCGGCATTACGGGCGCACTCTCTTTATCATCGAGATCAACAGTACGTTGTCCAAAATAATGAAGTCATCATCGTTGATGAATTTACGGGTCGACTCATGCAGGGTCGACGTTGGGGTGAGGGCTTGCATCAAGCAGTTGAGGCTAAAGAAGGCGTTCAGATTCAGAATGAGAATCAAACTCTAGCTACCATTACTTTCCAAAATTATTTCCGAATGTACGGCAAGTTAGCAGGTATGACAGGAACCGCTGACACTGAAGCCTACGAGTTCAAAGAAATCTACAACTTAGAAACTGTTGTGATTCCGCCCAATCGGATTAGTCAACGTAAAGATCGTCAAGATCAGATCTTTAAATCTTCACGCGAGCGCTACGATGCCGTGGTGAAAGATATTCTGGATTGCTATGAGCGTCAACAGCCGGTATTAGTTGGTACTACCTCAATTGAGAACTCTGAACTCATTGCGCAATTGCTGACTCAGAAGAAGTTACCGCATCAAGTCTTGAATGCGAAGCAACACGCTCGAGAGGCTGAAATTATCGCGCAAGCTGGTAGGCCAAAGATGATTACGATTGCGACCAATATGGCTGGTCGAGGTACCGACATCGTCTTGGGTGGCAATGTCGAGAAACAATCTGCTCTCATCAATGAAGACACCTCACTATCTGCCCAAGAAAAAGCGAGCAAGATTCAGAAGCTCCAAGACGAGTGGCAAAGTCTGCACGACTTAGTCCTGAATGCCGGTGGCTTGCATATCATTGGTACAGAGCGTCATGAAAGTCGCCGCATTGATAATCAACTGCGTGGACGTTCAGGACGTCAGGGTGATCCAGGTTCATCCCGTTTTTATCTATCTTTAGATGATCCATTGCTCCGTATTTTTGCAGGTGACCGTCTCCGTGCAGTGATGGAGCGTCTCAAGATGCCTGATGGCGAACCGATTGAAGCTGGCATGGTCACGCGTTCGATTGAATCTGCTCAGCGTAAGGTAGAGGGTCGTAACTTTGATATTCGTAAGCAACTGCTTGAATATGATGATGTGGCAAATGATCAGCGTAAAGAAACTTACCGTCTGCGCAATGAAGTACTTGAGAGTGGTGATATTGGTGAGCTCATTGCCAATTTACGTGAAGATGTGGTTCGTGAGATCTGTGCCACCTATGTTCCACCACAATCGATGGAAGAGCAGTGGGATTTGCCTGCCCTTGAGAATGTTTTAGCAAGTGAATGGGGTTTAAGTCTCGATTTGCAAAAATGGGTTGAAGCGGCCGATACAGTCGAAGAGGAAGAAATTGTTGAGCGGGTGCTACAAGCTGCTCAAGAAGCCTACGACGCTAAGGTTGCCCTATCTGGCCGCCCTTCTTTTGCGGGTTTTGAGCGCTCAGTTCTGCTCTATAGTTTAGATACCCACTGGCGTGAACATTTGGCTGCATTAGATCATTTGCGCCAAGGCATTAATCTTCGCGGATACGCTCAAAAAGATCCTAAACAAGAATATCGTCGCGAAGCCTTTGAGCTCTATGGCGAGTTGCTTAACGTGATTAAGAGTGACGTCGTCAAAAATATTATGACGGTGGAAATACGAAGCGCTAGCGAGTTAGATAAAGCTTCTGAATCTATGAATGATGATTTGGCTAAGCTTTCAGATTTACAGTATCAGCATGCTGATCCCGATTTGGAGGTGGCTGGCTCTACTGGTGATCGGGGCGCTGCAATTGAAATCATTCCTGCCCCCATTCGAACTGGACCCAAGATTGGCCGCAATGATCCCTGTAGTTGCGGTAGTGGGAAGAAATATAAGAATTGTCACGGTGCATTAAGTTAA
- the lpxC gene encoding UDP-3-O-acyl-N-acetylglucosamine deacetylase produces MLKQRTIASPVKTVGIGLHSGRKATLTIKPAPVNTGIQFVRIDTPGQALVPATALAVCDTRLASVIQKDGVKVSTVEHLLSACAGLGLDNLLIEIDGEEVPIMDGSAASFLFLIESAGIAEQEAPRQFLVIKKSIEVREGDKLARLEPFFGFKLDFTIDFKHPAVDKTGQRFVVDFAEHAYRSEIGRARTFGFAHEVEALREMGLARGGSLDNAIVLDEHRILNNEELRYDDEFVRHKILDAIGDLYLIGHPIVGAYLAQKSGHALNNALLRKLLEDPSAYEIRSFAENNAPAAYSQENQPLFF; encoded by the coding sequence ATGTTGAAGCAGCGTACGATTGCCTCCCCAGTAAAAACCGTTGGAATTGGTTTGCACTCGGGGCGTAAAGCAACTCTGACCATCAAGCCTGCGCCGGTGAATACGGGTATTCAGTTTGTTCGTATCGACACTCCAGGGCAAGCGCTTGTGCCAGCAACTGCTCTGGCAGTATGTGATACCAGGCTTGCTTCAGTTATTCAAAAGGATGGCGTCAAAGTTTCCACGGTTGAGCATTTACTTTCTGCATGCGCTGGTTTGGGATTAGATAATTTATTGATTGAAATTGATGGTGAAGAAGTGCCCATCATGGATGGCAGCGCCGCCTCTTTTTTATTTTTGATTGAGTCTGCCGGTATTGCTGAGCAAGAAGCACCCCGGCAGTTCTTGGTGATCAAAAAAAGCATTGAAGTTCGGGAGGGCGACAAACTGGCACGCCTTGAGCCTTTCTTTGGTTTTAAGTTGGATTTCACAATCGACTTTAAGCATCCTGCAGTTGATAAAACAGGTCAGCGATTTGTAGTCGATTTTGCTGAGCATGCCTATCGGAGTGAAATAGGGCGTGCACGAACTTTTGGATTTGCCCACGAAGTGGAAGCTTTAAGAGAGATGGGCTTAGCGCGTGGCGGCAGCTTAGATAATGCGATTGTTTTGGATGAGCATCGCATCTTAAATAATGAAGAATTACGCTACGACGATGAGTTCGTGCGCCATAAGATTTTGGATGCGATTGGCGATCTCTACTTAATTGGTCACCCAATTGTGGGAGCTTATCTCGCTCAGAAATCGGGCCATGCGCTCAATAACGCGCTCTTGCGAAAATTGCTGGAGGATCCGAGTGCCTACGAAATTCGCTCTTTTGCAGAAAATAACGCTCCTGCAGCCTATTCCCAAGAAAATCAGCCCCTCTTTTTCTGA
- a CDS encoding peroxiredoxin, with translation MIAVGQKLPNATLYEFIEEATEGCALGPNAFEVEKLTAGKKIVIFALPGAFTPTCSAQHVPGYLEYYDALKAKGVDEIWCVSVNDPFVMGAWGRDLKVGKKIRMFGDGSAEFTKKLGMEFDLISRGLGVRSQRYAMIVDNGVVKTLDLEAPGKFVVSDAASVLKQL, from the coding sequence ATGATTGCAGTCGGACAAAAATTACCAAACGCCACTCTCTATGAGTTCATTGAAGAGGCTACCGAAGGTTGTGCTTTGGGTCCAAATGCTTTCGAAGTTGAAAAGCTTACCGCTGGCAAGAAGATTGTGATCTTTGCCTTACCAGGCGCATTTACTCCCACCTGTTCTGCTCAACATGTACCAGGATATTTGGAGTACTACGATGCTCTCAAGGCCAAGGGCGTTGATGAAATTTGGTGTGTTTCGGTCAATGATCCATTTGTGATGGGTGCTTGGGGCCGCGATCTAAAAGTAGGTAAAAAAATTCGTATGTTTGGTGATGGTAGTGCTGAGTTCACCAAAAAGTTAGGTATGGAATTTGATTTAATCTCACGTGGTTTGGGAGTGCGTTCTCAACGTTATGCCATGATTGTGGACAATGGCGTAGTCAAAACATTAGACCTAGAGGCTCCAGGTAAGTTTGTAGTGAGTGATGCTGCCTCTGTCTTGAAACAGCTGTAA